A segment of the Candidatus Cloacimonadota bacterium genome:
TGAATGTAGAAAAACTAAATTCACTCGCAATCAGCGAAACAGGTTTTATTTTCGATCCCACTTCCGGACATTCTTTTACGACAAATGAAGTCGGCATCGAGATCATAACTTTATTGAAAGCCGGCAAGGAAATTCAGGAAATAATCGAAGAATTGCAGGAAGAATATGCTGTTTCGGAAAATGAACTGGAAATCGATGTGATGGATTATATTCATAATTTGAAGAATTATTATCTGGTTTAGAAAACCTTCCGAAGGTTTCTTCCAGAGGAATTCTTCTAAAATCTCCGCAGGAGATTACTTAACCTTCGGAATGGTTGTATCGTTGAAATGGTTGAATTGGTTGAATTAGGGGAAAATAGTAGAAATGGTAAATTGGGAAGATGTATCCCCATCATCACGATGGGAATCGAGTAATGATGAAATCCTCAACTTGTCCAAAGTTCCTGCATATCAGCAGGAGATGATGAATATTAGGATAAGTTGACATTGTATAGAAGGATTCGACTTAATACAAGACCTTCGGCTTGTGACAATCTTCCCTCCATTTGCGAGCAAATAGTTCTATTAAGATGAAACCAAACTAGAACATCGGAATGTTCAGCATCTCTACTCATTGAGTAGAACTGATCTTCCGATTGTTCGGAAAAATGTACATCAACATTCCGAAGATTTTGCAAGCAAAAACATTCGGAAGTTGAAAAGTAGTTTCATAGGAGTCTTGAACTTTGTGAATCCTTTGTGAATCCTTTGCGTTCTTTGCGTCTTTGCGGTGAAAAAATGAGGAAAATATGAAAATAACAGTTGCAGTCAGCGGCATAAATGCGATCGATAATCCGGGACCGGGCACCGGAATAATGAAATCTCTTAAAGAAAGCTCGCTTGATGTGCGCACGATCGGTCTTGCTTATGATAACCTCGAACCGGGAATCTATCTCGATGAAATTGTCGATAAATCGTATATCATGCCGTATCCTTCCGGTGCTCGGGAATCTTTCGTCAAACGGATTCAATATATCCATTCGGTGGAAAAAATAGATGTGCTCATTTCTGCT
Coding sequences within it:
- a CDS encoding PqqD family peptide modification chaperone, with amino-acid sequence MNVEKLNSLAISETGFIFDPTSGHSFTTNEVGIEIITLLKAGKEIQEIIEELQEEYAVSENELEIDVMDYIHNLKNYYLV